CTCAGCCGTTGGCTGACTGGCGACCTCTGAGTTACTCGATGACGGTGCTGCTGCTGCGCTGCCGTCGCGGACATACTGAATCGTAAATTGTGTGGTACTAGCTGCACTACTCGCTGGACTATTAGCAGCAGCCGCTGGAGTCGGTGAGGGTGTTGAGATAAAACTATTACTACCCGAACCTGACTGGATGGAAACGGTAACTTTCAGGTTATTCTGGCGAGCTACTAAGGTATCTGTTGGAGGAACAGCACCCTCCTCAGTCTCAGTTGGCTGACTCACAATTTCCCAGTTATTCGATTGAAATTCCTTCTGGTAAAAGCTTTGGACAGAGTTGCTGGGGTCAGTAGTCGTCCAACGAAGGGTCTGTCCTTGATTGGGATCGGATGTTGATGGAGTGACTTCTTGCAGCTGAGCCTCTGGATAGACGGGAATCTCCGATGGGAAATCAGAGGGAAGTGCAACAAGCGTTTCGTTCGGAGAGTTATTTTGAGATGGCAACCCAAACGCAGCCGGATTGTCCTTAAGTTTAGGGTCTGCTGCGAGCGATCGCTCTAGTGCTTCACTGTTGGTACTATTGGCGCAAGCACTTAAGGAAATCAGCAAGCAACCAATAAATCCGGTAAGTATAACAGGACGTTTAGAAAATAACACAGCAAAAACTGGAGAACACATCTTCCTTCCTACGCTAGCGCAGATAGTGAAGACAGTTTCCAGTTCTTGGTTAAGTTCCTGTTAGTTGCTTTCAAAAGCCATAATCTTTTTCTAAGAGTCTAACTCTAGCGTCACTTTCTCGTGAAAACGCTTATGCAGTTGACTGCCTACAAACGCTAGAGCAACTAAAGCCATACCCGCAATTCCAGTAGGCTCTGGTACCTGGTGAGTTACTGCAACAACTGGCGCTGGTGGCAAAATTGCTCCAGCCAGTGCAACGCCATCATTGCCACACTCAAGAAACATGTTAGCAACGTAGTCTCCAAAGCCAAGAAGAGACTTGTTCAACTGGAACCCAATGGTTTGATCTCCACTTGCCAAAAAGTGACTAAAATCAAGCCCAGCGGCACTCAATGCAGAGGCGGTGAGCATGGTAATGTCACCCACTTTTGTACCTGAGCCAATTACATTGAGAATAGAACCTTCCCCGAAGTATGCATAAGCATCAGTTTTAGTAGCCAAGTCCGTCCCTTGAGTATTCTGTTTATTCCATCCAGAATCATAGTATTGCTTCAAACTGCTATATCCGTCGTTCGTTGCAGTGACGCTAGCAGCTTGGACATTTTTGTAGACGCCAGTGCTGGAAACTATTGAGTCGTTAGTCCCAGCAAAGCGAATCCCAAACAAACTGTTTGCATCACTGGCAGCTTTAAAAGTTTTATCAGTGAAATTGAAGAATAAATCTCCCCAACCAATGTTTTTGTCAGCAGCGCCACTCGCGTAAGTTCCTGTCAAGGGCGTACCACCAGTCAGAGCGACAAAAATGCTGTCACTGGTTTCCTTGATTGCCATCCCTTTAATTTCATAAGCTGACCCACCAGAGCCATCATTAAAGGCATCAATGCTATAGTTCCAATCTTTGTGTATTGTTCCCGCGTTAGCCTGCTGTCCAGTCATAGAAATAAAGCAGAGAGTCGCCGTAGCACCAGCCATTAAGGTTGCAATATTACGCAATTTCATATTATGAAAACTCCTTTCGTTTGCCCTAAGTTTATGTCATTTCTTAATTTGTAACAGTAACTTTGTTGATTGTCTCTAGATAATTTCTCGGAAATTTTTGTTTTTGGCAAAACCTCAAAAACGCAAAGATTTTATAAAAGTGTATATATTAAGTCAGTATTTTTTTGTAAAAACATAAAGCTTAGTTTATAGACTCAGTAAATCCATTTAAATAAGCACAAGAAGAATCTTTAAAAATTGAGAAGTATTACAGTCTGCTTAAATCCAATGGATCTAAACCAGAGGTCGCGTGGTATCTTGGCTGAGAGCTGAAACAAGCCAAGACTGTCTCTGTGGCTAACAACGCCAGATATTTTTAGTTGAAACTTTTATGGCATCTGAGGAAAAGGATTTAGCCGCCGTCAACGAATCTCCACAATTTGCTACCTCAAACTCGACCCAACTGGGACTTCCGCCTGAGCTTCAGGCAGATGTTTCTTCCCAGGATGTAGTCAATCAAACTGAGGCAGTTGTTGCTGAGAAGACAAACCAAGAGCAACCCAAACGGGTAGATTCCGGCGGACACAAAGAAAAAAATGCAGCAGGAGGGGGAATATGGGAACAATTAAGAGAAAACCTGCAAATTCTGTTGATTGCGCTATGTTTAGCTCTTTTTATCCGAACATTTGTTGCAGAACCCCGCTATATCCCCTCTGACTCTATGCTGCCGACCTTGCAAGTGGGCGATCGCTTGGTAGTGGAAAAAGTCTCTTATCGCTTTCAGGCACCCCACCTAGGCGATATCGTAGTTTTTGACCCTCCCCAGAAATTGCAAATTCAAGGCTACGCGAAAGACCAAGCCTTTATTAAACGGGTGATTGGCACACCGGGTCACGTCGTTAAAGTTCAAAATGGCAAGGTTTACGTGGATGACTCGCCTCTCCAGGAAGACTACATCGCAGAACCCCCAGAATATCAGTGGGGACCAGCGCTGGTGCCTGAAGACCAGGTATTAGTTATGGGAGATAACCGTAATAACAGCAACGACTCCCACGTTTGGGGCTTCTTACCCCAAGAAAATATCATTGGTCGCGCCTTCTTCCGCTTCTGGCCTCTTAGCCGGATTAGCCGCACTTAAGTCAAAGTTTTGAGTGATGAGTTTTATGTGTGTTCAATTCAAAACTGAAAACTCATCACTTTTCCCAATAAGTTATTCAAAATCGCAAATAATGCATT
Above is a window of Coleofasciculus sp. FACHB-1120 DNA encoding:
- a CDS encoding XDD3 family exosortase-dependent surface protein → MKLRNIATLMAGATATLCFISMTGQQANAGTIHKDWNYSIDAFNDGSGGSAYEIKGMAIKETSDSIFVALTGGTPLTGTYASGAADKNIGWGDLFFNFTDKTFKAASDANSLFGIRFAGTNDSIVSSTGVYKNVQAASVTATNDGYSSLKQYYDSGWNKQNTQGTDLATKTDAYAYFGEGSILNVIGSGTKVGDITMLTASALSAAGLDFSHFLASGDQTIGFQLNKSLLGFGDYVANMFLECGNDGVALAGAILPPAPVVAVTHQVPEPTGIAGMALVALAFVGSQLHKRFHEKVTLELDS
- the lepB gene encoding signal peptidase I, with product MWEQLRENLQILLIALCLALFIRTFVAEPRYIPSDSMLPTLQVGDRLVVEKVSYRFQAPHLGDIVVFDPPQKLQIQGYAKDQAFIKRVIGTPGHVVKVQNGKVYVDDSPLQEDYIAEPPEYQWGPALVPEDQVLVMGDNRNNSNDSHVWGFLPQENIIGRAFFRFWPLSRISRT